A genome region from Macadamia integrifolia cultivar HAES 741 unplaced genomic scaffold, SCU_Mint_v3 scaffold_216A, whole genome shotgun sequence includes the following:
- the LOC122071374 gene encoding peptidyl-prolyl cis-trans isomerase NIMA-interacting 4-like, whose product MGKDAKAKDSGGKGKGKQTGGGGDENSSKGKGKGGKAADGLGTCTYVKARHILCEKQGKINEAYKKLQDGWLDNGDKVPPAEFAKLAAEYSECPSGKKGGDLGWFPRGKMAGPFQDVAFSTLVGATSAPFKSTHGYHIILCEGRKN is encoded by the exons ATGGGGAAGGACGCAAAGGCAAAAGACTCTGGAGGTAAGGGTAAGGGAAAGCAGACAGGGGGCGGAGGTGATGAGAACTCTTCAAAGGGCAAGGGGAAAGGTGGGAAGGCTGCAGATGGGCTTGGCACCTGCACATATGTCAAAG caAGGCATATTTTATGCGAGAAGCAAGGGAAGATCAATGAAGCATACAAGAAGCTACAAGATGGTTGGCTGGATAATGGAGACAAGGTCCCACCTGCTGAGTTTGCAAAG TTAGCTGCTGAATATTCAGAGTGCCCATCGGGGAAGAAGGGTGGTGACCTTGGATGGTTTCCTCGAGGAAAGATGGCAGGTCCATTCCAAGATGTTGCTTTCAGCACACTGGTTGGAGCTACGAGTGCACCATTTAAATCAAC GCACGGGTACCACATTATCCTATGCGAAGGAAGGAAGAACTGA